One part of the Aurantibacillus circumpalustris genome encodes these proteins:
- a CDS encoding tRNA1(Val) (adenine(37)-N6)-methyltransferase: protein MSNDTFEFKKFKIKQDKCAMRVSTDAVLLGAWVVPNGSTSILDIGTGTGVIALMLAQKSTANIVAIDIDKESTEQAKVNVAESIYKEKVTVIHQSFQELVKTTDQKFNLIVTNPPYFIDSFKNASDTRASARHTDLLSFEDLLSGVKKLLDDKGKFCVILPTNEARIFREMAQAKGLYLSKLLRIRTRFEKDSEKRHLMQFEFKESEFSESTLVIEKDSHRNYTEEYKDLTKDYYLKF from the coding sequence ATGTCGAATGACACTTTTGAATTTAAAAAATTTAAAATAAAACAAGATAAATGTGCTATGCGCGTGAGCACAGACGCTGTGCTTTTAGGCGCTTGGGTTGTACCCAACGGGAGCACAAGTATCTTAGATATTGGTACCGGTACTGGCGTTATCGCATTAATGCTAGCTCAGAAATCTACCGCTAATATTGTTGCTATCGACATCGATAAAGAAAGTACAGAACAAGCCAAAGTAAACGTTGCTGAAAGTATTTACAAAGAAAAGGTAACGGTCATTCATCAGTCGTTTCAGGAACTTGTTAAAACAACAGATCAAAAATTCAATTTAATTGTTACCAACCCCCCCTATTTTATAGATTCCTTTAAAAACGCCAGCGATACAAGGGCTTCAGCAAGACACACGGATTTACTTTCATTTGAAGACTTATTAAGCGGTGTGAAAAAACTATTGGATGACAAAGGAAAGTTTTGTGTCATTCTTCCCACCAACGAAGCCAGAATTTTTAGAGAAATGGCGCAAGCCAAAGGACTTTATCTTTCAAAACTACTTCGCATAAGAACCCGCTTTGAAAAAGATTCTGAAAAAAGGCATTTAATGCAATTTGAATTTAAAGAAAGTGAGTTCTCTGAATCGACACTAGTTATTGAAAAGGATAGCCACAGAAATTATACAGAAGAGTATAAGGATTTGACAAAGGATTATTACCTTAAATTTTAG
- a CDS encoding PorP/SprF family type IX secretion system membrane protein, whose protein sequence is MQTKHIIRSVLAFSILVQVAKAQDIHFSQYAETPSSINPALAGVTYNTRITGNFKNQWSTVATKYQTFGVSFDQTIKHKKLKSSYFAVAVNIFRDVAGDAKLSTTNPNLGIAYIQRISKKMKFSGGVQSGFFYRTLDASNLRFDRQYDGYNYNPNLSSGETPTKSGISSFDLGGGVNLNYVQSDKFISAKNSAKFDLGFSAYHYRLGKTSFLNSNDRLQTRMCAYFNGDFNIRNSLNAIMPSILYMKQGTLDELVAGALFKFIIGDQSTYTSLKKARAFSLGGYYRFGDAIIPTILFQYNKYAFGVSYDINVSALSPASNKRGGIEIMLRYNIFPGYGVNLGRTDTKPSY, encoded by the coding sequence ATGCAAACAAAACATATAATAAGGTCGGTTCTAGCTTTCAGTATTCTAGTTCAAGTTGCGAAGGCTCAGGATATTCACTTTTCGCAATATGCTGAAACTCCTTCTTCAATTAACCCTGCTTTGGCTGGTGTTACTTATAATACAAGGATAACTGGAAACTTTAAAAACCAATGGTCTACCGTTGCAACAAAGTACCAAACTTTTGGCGTTTCCTTTGATCAAACAATTAAACACAAAAAACTAAAATCTAGCTATTTTGCCGTTGCGGTTAATATTTTTAGAGATGTTGCGGGTGATGCAAAATTAAGTACCACCAATCCAAATCTCGGAATAGCATACATTCAAAGAATTTCTAAAAAAATGAAATTCTCAGGTGGTGTTCAAAGCGGTTTCTTCTATCGTACTTTGGATGCAAGTAATTTAAGATTTGATAGACAATATGATGGTTATAACTACAACCCAAATCTTTCTTCCGGCGAAACTCCAACAAAAAGTGGAATTAGTTCCTTTGATTTGGGAGGAGGTGTTAACTTAAATTACGTACAGAGTGATAAATTCATTAGCGCAAAAAATTCAGCAAAATTTGACTTAGGATTTTCCGCATACCATTACCGTTTAGGCAAAACGTCTTTTTTAAATAGTAACGATCGCTTGCAGACTAGAATGTGCGCTTATTTTAACGGAGACTTTAATATCCGTAACTCACTTAACGCAATTATGCCATCGATTTTATACATGAAACAAGGAACACTAGATGAATTGGTAGCTGGCGCTTTGTTTAAATTCATTATTGGCGATCAATCAACCTACACGTCTTTAAAGAAAGCACGTGCTTTTTCCTTAGGTGGTTACTACCGTTTTGGAGATGCGATAATTCCTACAATATTGTTTCAGTATAACAAGTATGCATTTGGTGTATCTTACGATATAAATGTGTCAGCACTTTCACCAGCTTCAAATAAAAGAGGTGGTATAGAAATTATGCTGCGCTATAATATATTCCCTGGATACGGTGTGAACCTAGGGCGTACTGATACTAAACCTTCTTATTAA
- a CDS encoding gliding motility-associated C-terminal domain-containing protein, whose amino-acid sequence MKRILYSCFIIFSLLFSREANAQTPQYSISANPQCANSSGVYTSTAAIVAEVTGATSYSWQVITATTPCAQTITPISTGTLLSSSTVTNDAIVISLACCGDYTVICFGWNGGTFIQNAFISQFQSGGQASGVIYCPNGASITASSQNICRGSSTTLTAISAGIATYTWSDGSITAAPNNTIAFSPTVNTCYTYTGTTSGGCTVTPLSPVCVSVQAITATVSPATQSMCLGSPVSFTASTTVVTGTNVTAGTSVTGYQWYSPIPSALGTASTQTAPAVSGPFTVVVTHTGSAGTCTTVATAAVVITTSIPVSITPSSFSICPNQCLTLTAVSIQTASGSYTWTQSAGGPPSFTGNPAVRCSPGGPSTLPRSYTVVGDYFGCPGTATITIGLLALTPTLTSSALTSCPGRSITLSAGTTPGTTYTFQAIPSSGTPTNYINKAATTTPSVAHTPGTTSVFPIQYCLSTYSAGCTGTTCLVVSSRTLTPTLIASSPSICPNTQFTLTASGSGVQTGSTYTFSSGYSGNIGNANPLAHTVGGPFSPSGQTYSVTVDSAGCIGTGVTTINLLTLKPILSSASPSICAGTSLTLTSTGGASTNYTFTSSHPGFDGIPTSTSVIGTNSFAPHTPPVPTPTLITYTVSVDSAGCKGLGTYSIGILDLGPTLTLTTIPASGSVCPGTSFTVNASGSLNYSFFAPPPSVFSPTGGTSPNGFTTFSSSITSPNPIPIAGVVYTVQADSVGCVGTKTFVIREYQLNPGIILSPTIVCSGQPITVTATNVVSGTYTFFTATSLSPIPSLLTTGPSTTVPHNPTIQTVYSVVVDSAGCKSIFPPPTATITLLPDLALLPSTSAASVCPGITTTLSVSTPTTALNYTYTWSQITGTGQITPINSQSIVAYPTSNSTYSINVLDSLGCVGNTVISVGIDPGLSFPITLASSGSTICQISGQAPQTVTLTASSTITPISLGAVNYTWTPNISLTPSNTNYSVTSGPSVTTLYTVTASNGYGCVAQNTIIVPVGTVPPANTPNAVYSGVCVGFTSTLTAFGAISYTWTGNTFTNAIAQQSISVGAGSYTVLMSNGGGCTNIATRSITPLPDLIIPVTASSPTTCIESNSPKYSKPVHLTATGAGSYVWFPYNPIHMTYSLGAQTDVRPPVTTIYTVVGSSPNCAGKGTITVAVIQQFSMNVTPPLPAMCIGDSLQLDVVNIGSDAVGPAYSYSWTEALNAPPISMSNYFTPSVMVYPQNTTTYTTEVRDSRGCISFPKLVTVTVLPRPLTAISIPTINSVATNTVCFVGLNPGALDVTINLTGNNMNLGLQFGIVPTYSWISPYAPRQSILTPANNNAITISAPIRELNNSAIAVYTLISGYNGVVGCKREDTVSVRVVDCRPVRNFTFTTVEKNDTICARNCITYINQADTMAGGPQTYTWTFKGGSPAISHQQNPTVCYNFPGTYDVILQVANPYPRITLSGAAPGSTNALGAGKYITIMDMPNVTIITPGQRRSDTTVRFGQSVNLSGSGALSYEWSPSYNITSLSKPKVTVSPFKTTQYILTGYNSKHCLSSDTINVNVIEDCGEMYVPNAFTPNNDGVNDVLYVRGICLQSLSFMIFNRWGEKVFETAVQSVGWDGSYKGQELNTGVFVYRLEGKTYDGKGYSSKGNITLLR is encoded by the coding sequence ATGAAAAGAATACTTTATTCTTGTTTTATCATCTTCTCTTTGCTTTTTAGTCGTGAGGCAAATGCTCAAACCCCTCAGTACTCAATATCAGCGAATCCGCAATGTGCTAACTCGTCAGGTGTTTATACGTCAACAGCGGCTATTGTTGCCGAGGTTACAGGCGCAACAAGTTATTCTTGGCAGGTTATTACCGCTACAACGCCATGTGCTCAAACCATAACACCAATTAGTACGGGTACCCTCTTAAGTTCTTCAACAGTTACCAATGATGCAATAGTAATTAGTCTGGCTTGCTGCGGAGACTATACGGTTATTTGTTTTGGTTGGAATGGGGGAACTTTTATTCAAAATGCATTTATTTCTCAATTCCAATCTGGTGGTCAAGCTTCAGGGGTTATTTATTGTCCAAACGGCGCAAGTATAACGGCTTCTAGCCAAAATATTTGCCGTGGCTCTTCAACTACACTAACAGCAATTTCAGCAGGTATTGCCACTTATACTTGGAGTGACGGATCAATAACCGCAGCTCCTAACAATACAATTGCCTTTTCACCAACCGTAAACACGTGTTATACCTACACAGGTACAACCTCTGGTGGTTGTACAGTTACTCCTTTGTCTCCAGTCTGTGTGTCTGTTCAAGCAATCACCGCAACCGTTAGTCCGGCTACACAATCCATGTGTTTGGGTAGCCCTGTTAGTTTTACGGCTTCCACAACTGTTGTAACCGGCACAAATGTTACAGCAGGCACTTCCGTAACCGGCTATCAGTGGTATTCTCCTATCCCTTCTGCATTGGGTACCGCATCTACTCAAACAGCACCTGCCGTCAGCGGGCCTTTTACTGTGGTTGTTACACATACAGGTTCCGCGGGCACATGTACCACTGTGGCAACTGCCGCCGTTGTGATAACAACAAGTATTCCCGTCTCTATTACCCCTTCCAGTTTTTCTATTTGTCCTAACCAGTGTTTAACCCTCACAGCTGTCTCCATTCAAACCGCCTCGGGCAGTTATACTTGGACTCAAAGTGCAGGTGGGCCGCCAAGCTTTACAGGCAATCCTGCGGTGAGATGCTCTCCCGGAGGTCCATCAACCCTACCCAGGTCTTACACGGTTGTTGGTGACTATTTCGGTTGCCCTGGCACAGCTACCATTACCATTGGCCTCCTGGCGCTCACGCCAACACTAACATCTTCAGCACTTACTTCATGTCCAGGCAGATCCATAACGCTCTCGGCTGGCACCACTCCTGGTACCACTTATACATTTCAAGCCATTCCTTCAAGCGGTACCCCGACAAATTATATTAACAAAGCAGCCACAACAACACCATCTGTTGCCCATACTCCGGGTACCACTTCTGTTTTCCCAATCCAATATTGCCTCTCAACCTATAGCGCGGGTTGTACAGGTACCACCTGTCTTGTAGTGTCTTCAAGAACACTCACGCCTACGTTAATAGCTTCTAGTCCGTCCATTTGTCCAAACACGCAATTCACACTAACAGCTTCTGGCTCTGGGGTGCAGACCGGTTCAACATATACATTTTCCTCAGGTTATAGTGGTAATATTGGAAACGCAAATCCTCTAGCTCATACCGTTGGCGGACCATTTTCACCTTCTGGACAAACCTATTCTGTAACTGTAGACAGTGCCGGTTGTATAGGTACAGGTGTTACAACCATTAATTTATTAACACTTAAGCCAATACTATCCTCTGCATCTCCTTCTATTTGTGCGGGAACATCGCTTACTTTAACCTCTACAGGTGGTGCTAGTACTAATTACACCTTTACTTCTTCTCATCCTGGTTTCGACGGAATCCCTACATCAACTAGTGTCATAGGAACTAATTCATTTGCGCCACACACTCCTCCAGTTCCCACTCCAACGCTCATTACATATACAGTTTCCGTTGATAGTGCAGGTTGTAAAGGTCTTGGCACTTATTCAATTGGTATTCTCGATTTAGGTCCTACTTTAACGTTAACAACAATTCCCGCTTCAGGCTCTGTCTGTCCAGGTACCTCATTTACTGTTAATGCAAGTGGGTCCCTGAACTATTCATTTTTTGCACCTCCTCCATCTGTGTTTTCACCAACCGGAGGTACCAGCCCAAATGGCTTCACAACATTCTCATCGTCAATAACGTCTCCCAATCCTATTCCTATTGCTGGTGTTGTTTATACCGTTCAGGCAGATAGTGTTGGTTGCGTTGGAACCAAAACTTTTGTTATCCGTGAATATCAATTAAATCCTGGTATAATACTTAGTCCCACTATTGTTTGTAGCGGGCAACCAATTACTGTTACCGCTACCAATGTTGTTTCGGGTACATATACCTTTTTTACCGCAACGTCTTTATCTCCAATACCAAGTCTTTTAACAACAGGGCCTTCTACCACAGTTCCTCATAATCCAACAATTCAAACAGTCTATTCTGTTGTTGTAGATAGTGCTGGATGTAAGAGTATATTTCCACCACCTACTGCAACAATAACACTGCTGCCTGATTTAGCGCTTTTACCAAGCACTTCCGCTGCTTCTGTTTGCCCGGGTATAACTACAACGCTTAGTGTTTCTACGCCTACAACGGCTCTCAATTATACATACACTTGGTCGCAAATTACTGGTACAGGTCAAATCACCCCGATTAACTCTCAAAGTATTGTAGCCTACCCGACATCCAACTCTACTTACTCCATTAATGTTTTAGATTCTTTGGGTTGTGTCGGTAACACCGTTATTTCAGTTGGCATAGACCCTGGGCTTTCCTTTCCTATAACTTTGGCATCGTCTGGTTCTACAATTTGTCAAATCTCAGGTCAGGCACCACAAACTGTAACTTTAACCGCAAGTAGTACAATAACCCCAATTAGCCTTGGTGCCGTTAATTATACATGGACACCTAATATTTCTCTCACACCTAGTAATACAAATTATTCGGTAACGTCCGGGCCAAGCGTCACAACCTTGTATACCGTAACAGCAAGTAACGGTTATGGATGTGTCGCTCAAAACACCATTATTGTTCCTGTAGGAACAGTACCTCCAGCTAATACGCCGAATGCTGTATACAGCGGCGTTTGCGTTGGATTTACGTCTACTCTAACAGCTTTCGGCGCCATTTCATATACATGGACAGGTAACACCTTCACAAACGCAATCGCACAACAGTCCATTTCTGTTGGTGCTGGTAGTTATACCGTTTTAATGTCTAATGGAGGAGGTTGTACAAACATCGCTACAAGATCAATCACGCCATTACCGGATCTTATTATCCCTGTTACAGCGTCTTCGCCAACAACGTGTATTGAAAGTAATTCTCCTAAATACTCAAAACCCGTGCACCTTACCGCTACTGGTGCAGGTTCTTATGTTTGGTTCCCTTATAACCCTATTCATATGACTTACTCATTAGGCGCGCAAACGGATGTAAGACCTCCAGTAACTACAATCTACACGGTGGTTGGATCTTCACCAAACTGTGCAGGTAAAGGAACCATTACAGTGGCTGTTATCCAGCAGTTCAGCATGAACGTAACCCCTCCTCTTCCAGCCATGTGTATTGGAGATTCCCTTCAATTAGATGTTGTCAACATAGGAAGTGATGCCGTTGGGCCAGCTTATTCTTATAGTTGGACAGAAGCACTTAATGCGCCTCCAATTAGTATGAGTAATTATTTCACACCATCGGTAATGGTGTATCCTCAAAATACAACTACTTATACAACAGAAGTGCGCGATTCACGTGGTTGTATTTCTTTTCCTAAATTGGTTACTGTAACTGTTCTTCCAAGACCTCTTACGGCAATATCCATCCCAACAATTAACAGTGTTGCAACCAATACGGTTTGTTTTGTTGGATTAAATCCAGGAGCTCTGGATGTAACGATTAACTTAACTGGTAATAATATGAACTTAGGGTTGCAGTTTGGTATTGTACCAACATATAGTTGGATTTCACCTTATGCTCCTCGCCAGTCAATTTTAACTCCAGCTAATAACAATGCAATAACCATTAGTGCTCCCATACGAGAGTTAAATAACTCAGCAATTGCGGTTTACACCTTAATATCGGGTTATAATGGTGTAGTAGGTTGTAAACGTGAAGATACAGTAAGTGTGAGAGTTGTGGATTGTAGGCCGGTAAGGAATTTTACTTTTACTACGGTTGAAAAAAATGATACCATTTGTGCTAGAAATTGTATTACCTATATCAACCAGGCAGATACAATGGCTGGCGGTCCGCAAACTTATACCTGGACTTTTAAAGGAGGCTCACCAGCGATTTCTCACCAACAAAATCCAACCGTGTGTTACAATTTCCCTGGAACATATGATGTGATTTTACAAGTAGCCAATCCTTATCCAAGAATAACACTTAGTGGAGCAGCGCCTGGCAGCACAAATGCACTTGGAGCAGGTAAATACATAACAATTATGGATATGCCGAATGTAACCATAATAACGCCGGGTCAACGTAGGAGTGATACCACCGTTCGATTTGGCCAATCGGTTAATTTAAGCGGTAGTGGTGCACTTTCGTATGAATGGTCACCTAGTTACAACATTACTTCCTTAAGTAAACCTAAAGTAACCGTTAGTCCGTTTAAAACGACACAATACATTCTTACTGGATATAATAGTAAACATTGTTTATCTAGTGATACAATTAATGTAAATGTTATAGAAGATTGTGGTGAAATGTATGTGCCAAATGCCTTTACACCAAATAATGATGGTGTAAATGATGTTCTTTATGTTCGAGGGATTTGTTTGCAGTCATTAAGCTTTATGATATTTAACAGGTGGGGTGAAAAAGTTTTTGAAACTGCTGTTCAATCTGTTGGATGGGACGGAAGTTACAAAGGTCAGGAATTAAATACAGGCGTATTCGTTTATCGACTCGAAGGTAAAACCTACGACGGTAAAGGGTATAGTTCTAAAGGTAATATTACACTTCTTAGATAA